ATGCTTTCTGGTGTTTGGAAAACATTTGAAGGACGAATAGCCTCGTGGGCATCTTGCGCCGCTGAGCTATTTTTCACCTTACTACCATGCTTAGAATACTTAGAACCAAAGCGTTCTGTAATAAACTCAGCAGCCTGGTTTTGTGCCACCGGACTGATACGTGTAGAGTCCGTACGCATATAGGTAATCAAACCTTGAGCTCCTGACCCCAGATTAATCCCTTCGTACAACTGTTGGGCAACCATCATGGTCTTACGTGTACGGAAGTTAATCTTATTGGCAGCATCCTGTTGGAGAGAGGAGGTAGTATATGGCAATGGTGCATTACGACGGCGTTCTTTTTTCTCTACCTTATCTACGTTGAAGTCGTCACTTGTAATACGAGAAAGAACAGCTTGAACATCGTCATTATTGTTGAGCTTAAGCTTTTTACCATCCAAGCCATAGAAACTAGCCTGAAATTTCTTAGCCCCCTTCTTAAAGGCACCATCAATTGTCCAATATTCTTCTGGTTTAAAAGCCTTGATTTCATTCTCACGGTCTATAATAAGCTTAAGAGCTACCGATTGGACACGCCCTGCAGAAAGACCTTTCTTAACCTTCTTCCAAAGAAGCGGAGAGATTGAGTAACCCACAATACGGTCCAAGACACGACGAGCTTGCTGCGCATCTACCAAGTCCATGTCAATGGCGCGTGGCTCCACAAAGGCATTTTTCACTGCATCTTTAGTAATTTCGTTAAAGACGACACGATTTTTTTCCTCTGGCTCTAATCCAAGAATATGTGACAAATGCCATGAAATGGCTTCCCCTTCACGGTCCGGGTCACTTGCGAGAAAGACTTGCTTGGCTTTTTTAGCCTCTTTCTTCAATTCATTGATAAGAGGTCCTTTACCACGAATATTAATGTACTGAGGTTCGTAGTTGTTTTCAAAATCAATAGACATACTTGATTTTTTCAAATCACGGATATGCCCAACAGAGGCTACAACTTTATAATTGCGCCCAAGGTACTTTTCAATGGTTTTTGCTTTGGCAGGAGACTCCACGATAACCAAATTTTTCTTTGGTGTCGCCCTCTTTTTAGTCGTCTTTTTAGCCGTTGTTTTCTTTGTTGCTTTAGTTTTTGTTTTTGTTGTCGTTGCTGTCGCCATAGACTATTTCCTTATAATGTTATAAACTGGCTGCGCCACTAATCTGTCTAAAATCTAGTCACAAGACATTAAAAAATGTAACATCTTGGACCGAGCAACTAACATGATACCGTCCTTTTCTTTAACTGTCAATAAAAAACTTTTTCCCTATAGGAGAAGTTTGATTTTCAAGAAAACTCTGAAAGGATGTCAAACCCTGTCGTAATGCACTTTGCACCCTCTTGAATCAAGTGATGACATCCGTCTGACTTTCCATCTAAAATATTTCCTGGAATAGCAAAAACATCTCTACCTTCTTCCATGGCACGCTCACAAGTAATCAGACTTCCCGAGCGAAGCTTAGCTTCAACCACCATAACCCCTTGACACAATCCAGAAATTATCCGATTTCGTTCAGGGAAATGGTATTTAAGTGGCTGTTCACCCGGTCCATATTCTGAAAGAACTAAATGATTTTTGGCCATATAGTCCTGCAAAGCTTTATTTTCTTTTGGATAATAAACATCAAGTCCTGTCCCGATAACTGCAATGGTCTTTCCTTTATTTTTCAAGGCCTCCATATGTGCACAAGTATCAATCCCACGCGCCAAACCACTCACAATAGTAAAGTGATTCCCAAGTTCAC
The DNA window shown above is from Streptococcus salivarius and carries:
- the topA gene encoding type I DNA topoisomerase: MATATTTKTKTKATKKTTAKKTTKKRATPKKNLVIVESPAKAKTIEKYLGRNYKVVASVGHIRDLKKSSMSIDFENNYEPQYINIRGKGPLINELKKEAKKAKQVFLASDPDREGEAISWHLSHILGLEPEEKNRVVFNEITKDAVKNAFVEPRAIDMDLVDAQQARRVLDRIVGYSISPLLWKKVKKGLSAGRVQSVALKLIIDRENEIKAFKPEEYWTIDGAFKKGAKKFQASFYGLDGKKLKLNNNDDVQAVLSRITSDDFNVDKVEKKERRRNAPLPYTTSSLQQDAANKINFRTRKTMMVAQQLYEGINLGSGAQGLITYMRTDSTRISPVAQNQAAEFITERFGSKYSKHGSKVKNSSAAQDAHEAIRPSNVFQTPESIAKYLDKDQLKLYTLIWNRFVASQMTAAVFDTMKVTLSQNGVIFTANGSQIKFDGYMAVYNDSDKNKMLPDMAEGDTVKKVVTTPEQHFTQPPARYSEATLIKTLEENGVGRPSTYAPTLDVIQRRYYVKLVAKRFEPTELGEIVNSLIVEFFPDIVDVKFTAEMEGKLDKVEIGKEQWQKVIDEFFKPFQKELEKAEEGIEKIQIKDEPAGFDCDLCGHPMVIKLGRYGKFYACSNFPDCHNTKAITKEIGVTCPTCGQGQVIERKTKRNRVFYGCDRYPDCEFTSWDIPVGRNCPKSGDYLVEKKVRGGGKQVICSNEECDYKESVVK
- the dprA gene encoding DNA-processing protein DprA gives rise to the protein MNNFELFKLKAAGLTNLNILNILDYQKNQDKKLSLRDMAVVSKSKNAVLFMEKYKNLDIKQLKEDFQRFPTLSIFDKEYPIELKHSYNPPVLLFYQGNIDLLSKPKLAVVGARKCSEIGKQSVRKIVSELGNHFTIVSGLARGIDTCAHMEALKNKGKTIAVIGTGLDVYYPKENKALQDYMAKNHLVLSEYGPGEQPLKYHFPERNRIISGLCQGVMVVEAKLRSGSLITCERAMEEGRDVFAIPGNILDGKSDGCHHLIQEGAKCITTGFDILSEFS